A genomic segment from Gloeocapsa sp. DLM2.Bin57 encodes:
- a CDS encoding M20 family peptidase, giving the protein MSYSNQTRRLRDYLHSRQTPMQELLKELILTESPSTVPASQGKILRILTEAWRKRGYLVRYLPGKKTGGHLLALPQNRAKNQAIQLLLGHCDTVWPLGTIAKMPLYSQEGKLYGPGSYDMKAGLVSSIFAVEAILAQDLTLQVAPVILINSDEEIGSIESTQAIRKLAQRANRALIMEPSLGPRGKLKTRRKGVGRFTVQVIGKAAHAGLDPEKGASAILELSFVIQKLFALNDPVKGISVNVGTIDGGIRSNVIAPESKAIVDVRILNLEDVSAIEQKILNLQPTTSGTKLIITGGIGFKSNRG; this is encoded by the coding sequence ATGAGTTATTCTAATCAGACTAGAAGATTACGAGATTATCTCCATAGTCGTCAAACACCAATGCAAGAGTTACTTAAAGAATTGATTCTGACTGAATCTCCCTCTACTGTACCAGCTAGTCAAGGAAAGATTTTAAGGATTCTTACAGAAGCTTGGCGTAAAAGAGGTTATTTAGTTCGTTATCTTCCTGGAAAGAAAACAGGAGGACATTTATTGGCTTTACCGCAAAATAGAGCTAAAAATCAAGCAATACAACTATTGTTAGGACATTGTGATACTGTTTGGCCTTTGGGAACTATAGCCAAAATGCCTCTTTATTCTCAAGAAGGTAAACTCTATGGACCTGGTAGTTATGATATGAAAGCCGGACTAGTATCGAGTATTTTCGCAGTTGAAGCAATTCTAGCTCAAGATTTAACTTTACAAGTAGCTCCAGTTATCTTAATTAATTCTGATGAAGAAATCGGTAGCATTGAATCAACTCAAGCAATCCGTAAATTAGCTCAAAGAGCCAATCGAGCTTTAATCATGGAACCATCTTTAGGTCCTCGGGGAAAGCTGAAAACTAGACGTAAAGGAGTAGGTAGGTTTACGGTTCAAGTTATCGGCAAAGCAGCTCACGCAGGGTTAGATCCTGAAAAGGGTGCTAGTGCTATTCTAGAGTTATCTTTTGTGATTCAAAAATTGTTTGCTCTCAATGACCCTGTTAAAGGTATAAGCGTTAATGTGGGAACTATTGATGGTGGAATTCGTTCCAATGTGATTGCTCCTGAAAGCAAAGCGATCGTTGATGTCAGAATACTCAATCTTGAGGATGTTAGTGCAATTGAACAAAAAATTTTAAATTTACAACCAACTACATCAGGTACTAAATTAATAATTACTGGTGGTATTGGGTTTAAAAGTAATAGGGGCTAA
- a CDS encoding flavin reductase, which produces MSQQLVKLDLKYNIWDRFFLVAQFVVIGSKEETGAYDLAPKHMAMPLGWDNYFGFVCTPSHGTYQNIVREKVFTITFPKPEQIVLTSLSASPRCEDHSKPSLQILPTQKASVIDGVFLAEGYCFLECNLDRIIDGFGKNSLIVGQIVAAYLDPQAARESDRDDQDVLQKCPLLVYLSPGRYKIIDSSFSFPFPEGFSQ; this is translated from the coding sequence ATGTCTCAACAATTGGTTAAATTAGACCTAAAATATAACATCTGGGATCGCTTTTTTCTAGTAGCACAATTTGTAGTTATAGGTAGCAAAGAAGAGACGGGAGCTTACGATTTAGCCCCAAAACATATGGCAATGCCTTTAGGATGGGATAATTATTTTGGCTTTGTCTGTACTCCTAGTCATGGTACTTATCAAAATATAGTCAGAGAAAAAGTATTTACGATAACCTTTCCTAAACCAGAACAAATAGTTTTAACTAGTTTATCAGCTAGTCCTCGTTGTGAGGATCATTCTAAACCTTCTTTACAAATATTGCCTACTCAAAAAGCTTCTGTAATAGATGGTGTATTTTTAGCAGAGGGTTATTGTTTTCTAGAATGTAATCTAGACAGAATTATTGATGGTTTTGGTAAAAATAGTTTAATTGTTGGTCAAATAGTCGCAGCTTATCTAGATCCTCAGGCTGCTAGGGAAAGCGATCGCGATGACCAAGATGTATTACAAAAATGTCCTCTCTTAGTCTATCTCTCTCCTGGTCGATATAAAATCATTGATTCTAGTTTTTCTTTTCCTTTTCCAGAGGGGTTTAGCCAATGA
- a CDS encoding nucleoside deaminase — MSYALNLAQIGLESGEVPVGAVIIDAEGNLIAQATNRKEKNQDPTAHAEIIAIRQASHKLGTWRLNNCILYVTLEPCIMCTGAIIQARLGLLVYGVDDPKTGAVRSVFNLPDSLASNHRLQVLAGIKELACKKQLQSWFARQRQEKLK; from the coding sequence ATGAGTTACGCCCTAAATTTAGCTCAAATCGGTCTTGAATCAGGTGAAGTTCCCGTTGGAGCTGTTATTATTGATGCAGAGGGAAACTTAATCGCTCAAGCAACCAATCGCAAAGAAAAAAACCAAGATCCCACAGCCCACGCTGAAATAATCGCTATTCGTCAAGCTAGCCATAAATTAGGCACATGGAGATTAAACAATTGTATCCTTTACGTTACCCTAGAACCCTGTATCATGTGTACAGGAGCAATTATTCAAGCTAGACTCGGTTTATTGGTTTATGGTGTTGACGATCCCAAAACTGGAGCAGTGCGCAGTGTGTTTAACTTACCAGATAGTCTAGCTTCTAATCATCGTTTACAGGTTTTAGCGGGAATTAAAGAATTAGCCTGTAAAAAACAATTACAATCTTGGTTTGCACGACAACGCCAAGAAAAGCTAAAATAG